One part of the Dyadobacter sp. 676 genome encodes these proteins:
- a CDS encoding type II toxin-antitoxin system RelE/ParE family toxin yields MDALAENPGPGGVELENYKNSYRLRVGQYRIVCEIEDRQLTVEVVKVGNRKEIYRNK; encoded by the coding sequence ATAGACGCCTTAGCGGAGAACCCCGGGCCAGGTGGCGTCGAGCTGGAAAATTACAAAAACAGTTATCGGCTGAGGGTAGGGCAATACCGTATTGTCTGCGAAATTGAAGACCGCCAGCTGACAGTAGAGGTTGTTAAAGTAGGGAACCGCAAAGAAATTTACAGAAACAAATAG
- a CDS encoding ABC transporter ATP-binding protein, whose amino-acid sequence MKIIETSQIAKRYVMGSEVIQALKSVTISVNKGEYVAFMGPSGSGKSTLMNIIGCLDTPTTGKYILNNKDVSDMTENELAEIRNKEIGFVFQTFNLLPRMSSLDNVALPLIYAGLSKAERTERAMQSLKNVGLENRAGHKPNELSGGQRQRVAIARALVNDPSILLADEPTGNLDTKTSYEIMDLFDQLYSKGNTIVMVTHEEDIAHYAHRIVRLRDGLVESDTINPNPTKVSALV is encoded by the coding sequence ATGAAAATCATAGAAACCAGCCAGATCGCCAAACGTTATGTAATGGGCAGCGAGGTTATTCAGGCGCTCAAATCAGTTACAATTTCGGTTAATAAAGGGGAATACGTGGCATTTATGGGGCCATCGGGCTCGGGGAAATCAACTTTGATGAACATTATCGGATGCCTGGATACGCCTACGACCGGGAAATATATCCTGAACAACAAGGACGTCTCCGACATGACGGAGAACGAGTTAGCCGAAATCCGGAACAAAGAAATCGGGTTTGTGTTCCAGACATTCAACCTGCTTCCGAGAATGTCGTCGCTGGATAATGTAGCCCTGCCGCTCATTTACGCTGGGCTGAGCAAGGCCGAAAGAACGGAGAGGGCCATGCAATCCCTCAAAAACGTAGGCCTGGAAAACCGGGCAGGGCATAAGCCGAATGAACTCTCGGGCGGGCAGCGCCAGCGCGTTGCGATTGCCCGCGCGCTTGTGAACGACCCCAGCATTCTCCTCGCCGACGAGCCCACCGGTAACCTCGATACCAAAACTTCGTACGAAATCATGGACCTTTTCGATCAGCTCTACAGCAAGGGCAATACGATCGTGATGGTAACCCACGAAGAAGACATCGCGCACTACGCGCACCGCATTGTCCGCCTGCGCGACGGCCTTGTAGAATCGGACACCATCAACCCGAATCCCACCAAGGTGAGTGCGTTGGTTTGA